A genomic segment from Capra hircus breed San Clemente chromosome 7, ASM170441v1, whole genome shotgun sequence encodes:
- the LOC102180305 gene encoding zinc finger protein 77 — protein sequence MDSVVFEDVAVNFTLEEWELLDPAQRKLYRDVMLETCRNLATVGSCPQVKVSVSSPQWDVLETELCIEREVVRFTRNDSRSVLGENLAFHNLQDQHLTQERRVRNHLVESLCEGKDHQSLKTPNRIIDLTVHESYQTKIQPHQCITCGKAFTDHSFKKNQQKSHIGPKPYTCEECGQTCSCVLCLSPAGETDFIEKPDKCQDAGRASKRCMKSHSSKQSLDCKKSGKAVTFQGHKRGQYGQKIYVCDVCGKSFSYYCQLKRHVRTHTGEKPYKCKECGKAFTGISHFREHVRMHTGEKPYECKQCGKAFSWCTYLREHMRTHSGEKPYECKQCGKAFPYLKSLQGHVRIHTGEKPYVCNDCGKSYSCPKYFRKHVKTHSGVKPYECTECRKAFITSSSLREHMKTHSEEKPYQCQQCGKAFRYPRSLQGHMITHSEEKPYECQQCEKAYRCLISLQRHMKMHTGEKF from the exons GTTCTTGCCCTCAAGTTAAGGTCAGTGTATCAAGTCCTCAGTGGGATGTTTTGGAGACTGAACTATGCATTGAACGGGAAGTTGTAAGATTCACAAGAAATGATTCTAGATCTGTTTTGGGAGAAAACTTGGCGTTTCATAACCTACAAGATCAACATCTAACTCAGGAGAGGCGTGTGAG AAACCATTTGGTGGAAAGTCTCTGTGAAGGTAAAGATCATCAATCTCTAAAAACGCCGAACAGGATTATAGATCTTACTGTGCATGAGAGTTATCAGACTAAAATTCAGCCTCATCAATGCATtacatgtggaaaagccttcacgGATCATTCTTTCAAGAAGAATCAGCAAAAATCTCACATTGGGCCAAAACCTTATACATGTGAGGAATGTGGACAAACCTGCAGCTGTGTTTTGTGCCTCAGCCCtgctggggaaacagactttatAGAGAAACCTGATAAATGTCAAGATGCTGGGAGAGCATCTAAGAGATGCATGAAGAGTCACAGTAGTAAACAATctttagactgtaaaaaatctGGAAAAGCTGTCACTTTTCAGGGACATAAGAGAGGTCAGTATGGCCAGAAAAtctatgtgtgtgatgtgtgtgggaaATCTTTCAGTTATTATTGCCAACTTAAACGGCACGTGAgaactcacactggagagaaaccctataaGTGCAAAGAATGTGGGAAAGCTTTTACTGGCATCTCACACTTCCGAGAACATGTCCGAATgcacactggagagaagccctatGAGTGTAAGCAGTGTGGCAAGGCTTTCAGCTGGTGTACTTACCTTCGGGAACACATGCGAACACACAGTGGAGAAAAGCCCTATGAATGTAAGCAGTGTGGCAAAGCTTTCCCCTATCTCAAATCCTTGCAAGGGCATGTGAGGATACATACAGGAGAGAAGCCTTATGTGTGTAATGATTGTGGGAAATCCTACAGTTGTCCTAAGTACTTCAGAAAACACGTGAAAACACACAGTGGAGTAAAACCGTATGAATGTACAGAATGCAGGAAAGCATTCATCACTTCCTCATCCCTTCGAGAACACATGAAAACACACAGTGAAGAGAAGCCTTATCAGTGCCAgcagtgtgggaaagccttcaggtaTCCGAGATCTTTGCAAGGACACATGATAACTCACAGTGAAGAGAAACCGTACGAATGTCAGCAGTGTGAAAAAGCCTACAGGTGTCTCATATCCCTGCAGAGACACATGAAGATGCACACTGGTGAAAAATTCTGA